One Hevea brasiliensis isolate MT/VB/25A 57/8 chromosome 6, ASM3005281v1, whole genome shotgun sequence genomic window, CAAATCATCAAAAGTAGATTCTCATAATTTGCCAAGTGAGACACTGCATATATcactgataataataataataataataataataataataataataataataataataataataaaagcttTAATGACCAATAGAAATGTTAAGCAGTCAAACGGAATGCAAACCTGAGAGAGTATCCAAGCATGCAGCCGTGACAGGGCACCCTTCTAAGTTTAACAGATTAAGCTTATGTAAACCTGAACCACATAACTAGAAATCAACATTTTTCCTTTTGGGATGTAAGAATTAACTTCaataataattaagaaaatttatatGTTACTAAGCCAAATAACAAAAGGACAATATTGCTATATAAAGTTGTCACAATGTGAGAGAATGCTTAAAAGTACTGGTTGGGCACCTCTAAGAGTACAAGAAGTATCACATAACCAACAAGGATGTACCTCCCCTAGGAAATACACCTACCGCATGGTGTCTGCTTGGTTACATTAACACTTACTGAGCAAAGAATGGAACTGTCCATATTTTCCAAGAATATGGCATAATTaactattttaatattaatataaaaatatgagaATTAATACCTTTTAAATAAGAAATGCCGATATCCGTAACCTTGCTGCAGGAGATTTGTAATACTTTCAAATTCGTCAACCCTGAAACAGAATTTAATGAGCAATTAGCCCACCTGGCAAAAATGGAAAATTAATATATGAAgttgaatttaaaatatttgcAATTTTCACATCAACTTATCTTGACAAATAGAGAACtatttcaaaattcaaattcCTATTCTTTTTATTCTCAAGTCCAAAAACTTGTAAAGGCACACCCTCAAGTAGTAAGAGTAATTCTATCAAGTCGTTGTCAATGCAAGCCATTCAACAACACTGACCTAACCAAAATTCTATCAAGCTGGCACATATCTAGTGCAtgcacttctctctctctctctctctctctctctttttttgggGGTGGGGGTGGGAAGGAGAGGCATATTACCAGAAAGATGCTTTATATCAGCATCCGTTATGCAGTTACACCATTTGATATTAAGTGACTCCAACTTTGTCAACCCTGTAGTATAATGACAGATCCcataaagattaattaaaaattgaaatattaACACATTCACTAGGTAATATTGCAGCTTGAAAGCTCCAAGTTCAAGCTTCACCatcttaaattcttcaattatatCACACACAACAAGTACACATGCAAGAATAGATAAATGTAATGACTCTACATAAATACTTCCAGCTGCAACTGTGTCAGTCCAAACGTGCATACTGTTACATACAAACATACAAACAGAGCTTTGAaggatttcaaaaataaaatttccaaaaatATAACTGCCTAGCTTCAAGGATATAAGGAATACAATACAACACAACAATGATAGTACTACATGATTCTCAGAAAAAGACACAGATACAGAGGCACAAGTGCAAACGTTTATCTGCAAAGAGAGACTGTCATATGTAAGCTTGAACAATACACAATTTTAATGCTGCTATTTTAGAGAGAATAGAAACCAATAAACCAATATAGATCACTTAAAGGAATCCAAACAAAACTTAGCCAAAACAATTAAACTCTGTATTGTATCTACTAAGTAAACAAGTCATATTCTCAAGCAAAAGCCATAACTAAACAATATCCCAACCAAAATTATGGTAAATTACCATTGTAAAGACAGGCATTTCTTttataaataaagaaatttaGAAAGTTTTCTAATCAAGTCAAGACTACCTTTAAAGGTTAATAATACCTTTCAGATGAACAAGTCCACCTCCAATGCCAGGACACCTCTCCAAATCCAATTTCACCAAGTTAACTAAGCTAGCAAAGGCACTCATGCCTTGCGCTGTAATTGAATCATTTCTTCTAAAACTCAAACTTGTCAAGTTTGAGAGGCCTGTAGATTTTCAAAAAGAGAATATTACCAAAACTAATCCCAATTACGGCTGCATACTATTCCCATAATTTTTAGAAAAATGAAGGGTCAAAAAGATCCAATAGAGAAAAGGATAATAAAAATAGAAGATAGTGCAATGGAGATATCAAAAGATACATAAATTAATGAATAGAAGTCAGGAAAACAGTACCCCAATTAGGGGGTGGTTAGAGTTGAAGAAGAAATTGTACCTAAAATCTCCTCTTTAAAGGTGCAACTATCAATTGGCCTATGCATCACAGAAAAGAGTAAATTGGTAATGctcaattttcatttaaaataaaGAAAGGGAACAGCAAAATTCCTTGACTCCTAACTCCCCACTTTCCCGAAATGGCAACTGCACCTCTCACATTAAGAATGGGGAGATTATCAGATTACCAGCTCACATAGGAAAAAAGAACCAGGTTCTAAATAACAATACTGATAGTAGTATTGGTTAGTTTCCCGTGCAACTGTATCAGACCTTATTGGACCATACTGGACCATATTGCTCAGTGCTACAGTGAACatttttaaaaagattcaaaAATGACTTGAATCAATAATAAACAGGAACTTGACTAAATAGGCAGCTCTCTTGCTGATCAAACTGATCAAACAATAAATCATTGCTTAAAACAAATAAGAAAAAgccaaacaaataaaaaaaaacaaaacttaTACCTTGTTTTGCATAAGGCTTTTGAAGCAACCATTGTAACTGAACACATCAAGTGTTTTGATGCCAAAACAGTAGAATTTTGAAGCCAAAACAAGAATCTAAAGGGCACAAATGAAAGAAAGAGAGCTAGACAGGAGTTCATTTTGCAGCTACTGGGTAAGCGAGAATAAGATTGTAGGCAGATATAAAAGGAATACTAGTTTTCTGTGTTTACATTAGCAACCAAATATGGTTAAATAGCTGTAAAATAATCGTATGACGTATATTGGACTGTAACACCCGTATTGTTCAGTATTGCCTAATCCTGTAACACTGCCTTAAAATTCAGGGTGGTAATGGCTCATATGGGACATATCAGCCTTTTCTAATACCCTGTAAAGGACTCCATATTTAGATATGATTGAAGTTGTCCAAAAATTAAAAGGCATCTCAATAATGAACTATCACTCAATGCATGAATCCAGCAAAGAAAAAACTGCTCTTACTTtgcttaaaaacaaagaaaacagGAGATTACAAAAAACACAATGAGTTATAACCAAAAGAACCAGTCATAAATGAGATAGCCCATCTTACTTTACATAAAACCAAAGAGATCAGGAGATTACAAAAGACATACTGAGTTACAACCAAGAGAACCAGTCATGAATGAGAAACCAAATCAGAACCACAATTACAGCAACTTTGCATCCAGAGAACAACTAAGCTAAAGTTGGACAGAATTATGGAATATGTTAATGAGTGATATATGAATGCTGATTATATTTGAATTTCAGCCTTTTGTTTTCATTTGATATAAAGCAACTTGACTGACATACAACTTTAGGATCATTATTTTCAACTATTATCACAGTGATCTTCACAAATCAACATAGTAGAACACAGTATACTAGAACAATAATCAGGATGCATGAAAGCCTATAGCCAGATATATAAGATAATACTAACAGCTAGCATGATAGGCATGCCAAGTTGATATGAACATCTTTCAAGGTTCTCTCCCAACCAATACGATACAAAGGGAAATAAATAGCTAAATAATCATGAAAAAGAAATTAAGCTAGTATAGCATCCATTGTCTGGTATAATAATGGCTGGGGACAAATGCATTACCAAACTACACTGAGAATGGGAACTCAACTAAGCACAACCTAAACCTATTTGAATTAGCTCTAAATCTCTTTTCTACATTCAGCCCATTTAGACTCCAAAGTTTCATTAGCTGTTGAAATATAACACTGAATATTGGGGGAAAAAAAACTCATAAAACCACATAAAAAGTTATTAGAATTTCACATCCCACACATGAAACCATTTAATCCTTTTAGGCCTCTCCTCGTGCCATACTTTGATGCTTAAACTTGATAAAATTCAAATGAAGGTAAACTATCCATATGCCTAAGATTTATAATATTCCTAGCTTAACAGGACATAGAATTCTATTCATGGATAAACTACTCATCAGAGGAAAGTCCAGAAGGGAAGTGACCAAAcaatctaaaaattattttaaagtagCTGGGAGCATTAGACAAAAAAATGCTTAAATAAACCCACAGAGACATATGATGTATCCAGAAAATGGTACATAAAAATAGAAATCTGAGTGTTGCTACTGGCTAAGCAGTTAGACTTGGCTTTCCTCTGAAGCACAGAGGTCAACTGGCTAAAAGAAATGCCAATAATCCAGCATGTGGGGCAAGATAAAGGATTCCATTTTATTCTAGTTTTCTTAGGTCAAGAATTATACCATTGCATTCACAATCACTTTGTTCCATTACTTTATTGTTTTATTACTTTACATTACTCCTACTTTTGTCCTACACCATTTTCCACAAGTTCCAAAAAATATCATTATAGTGCTTATGAACTGTATAACTAGGACTAAAAACGAAATAATGTTGGGGGAGGAGAGGGGGCAGAGAGAGATTACCACTAATTTGATTAAGCCCAAGGTCTGAAATCTGGtcacaataattaaaatttaaggctTGAAGGTTTGTACAGCCTTTTAGATGAATCAATCCAGAATCAGTGACATCTGAACCAGAAAGATCCACAGAAAGTAAAGATATTCCTTGTGAAGAGATTACATCCATCCAACTATCATTAACCCCAGGGCATTCTCCCAAGTGAAGATCCTGCCATATCCACAAGCAGATTTGCAAATGCAACAATCAACAAGCAAACAATGACAAAGATCTTCAAATAATTAGCCAAATAACTAGCAGGAAATTACCTGGAGAGCACAATCTCGGAAAGCTTTAAGAGAAATATCAGTCAAACGTTGAGAATACACTAATTCATTGAAGATCTGCTGACTAATGTCCCTTGGAAGCATAGAAAATGTACTATATTTATCTATGTCCTGTTCGAGTAAAAAGATATAGCTATCAGTGTGTCTGGAAAACAATTTGGGGATCTTGATACGGCACCAAACAGAATGTACCTCACGTATGTTTTGGATGCACAATTCCATGAGGGATGGACATCTCTGATTTCCCCGCTGCGGTTCACAAGCAGGCCTAGAAAATGAAGTTGCTAACCACTTTGAGCTCGCACTTTTGCTATATCTTCTAGAAATCCCATTATGAAAATTATCTACATTGTCCAATTGATCTCTCTTCCTAGAACAAGCTCCCCCCATTGAGGAAATATCCTTTAATCAACTATATGTCATAAAAACTGCAGCAGCACACTACcctaaccatccaattacaattaTGCACTCTACTTCACCCTGTAAAAATAAGAAAGAGTATAGCAGAATAAGTATTCAGTACAAGAATCATCAAGTATTAGGCTCCTAAAAAGAATTTTCAACAATTCCTTGTTATAAAAGAGACATTTCTTTCAACAGGGAATTCTTGAAAATACTTCTGAGAAGGGAATTCTGAAGAGCTCCTTTTCTTGAAGAACTAACATGAAATGGAAAATCAAAGTACATATATGGAAGCACCACTGACAAATATAAGCACCAAAGAATattgttttgataaattattCAGCAGTCTTTAGAAGGAAAGTTAATTTACATTTAGGAGGGAGAACTATTGCATACCTAGGCGTGTATGGATTATATAACTCTCATTTTGAGACACCACCCTCACTCCAAAAAGCAGTAGACTATAAGGTTTCTTCTCcagaaaaattattaataacaaaATGCATAACAAAATTCCCATAATGCATTCTAATTAAGGCATTCATACCGTCTTTTAGACAAAAGTGCAAACATAACAAAATTAATGCTGTTGCTGGAAATAAAGATTTCATGTAAGGTTAACTAAGCAACAGTTGCCTATTTAAAACATCAAGGCCTAGCAAAAGCTCTGCAGAACCAACAAAGCAAATACCACAGACTACTAAAAACAACACAAAAATGTCCAAACAATTAAAGGTATATTAAAAAACAACAATAATTACCTAAAACACTTTCCCTAATAACAAATTGAAGTCATTTACAGTTTGACATGATCATTAATAACTAAAATTACCATTTTAGCACACTTAAGCTCGTTAAAAAAGTAGGTTTTTTAGCAAGTGAACATAATCACATAAGAAGTACAAATGAACCATCTcccaaaaagaaaaatattataacTAGAAAAGGGCCATTTTCCAGAAAAATTAAcggtaaaaaaaataaataatttgataCTTTTCATTCCAAAAGAAAAAATCAAACTGAAAAACTCACAGGACAGGTGACCAGACTGATATAGATTCACAATTGAGGAACAGTTAAACCGTGTCATATCTTCAAAaataaagaattcaaatttataatCAGACTAACAAATTTTCTcagcaaccaaaaaaaaaaacactgaATAGCAAAATAAGCAAACATGAAACAGAAAACTGTTAAGGAAAGGGTGGATAATAAGGTAACTTTGTACCCAGACAGATAACAACAATTAATTCAAAAAAAGACTTGAACAGAGATGTTTGatcattaacaaaaaaaaaaaaaaagaaaaaagctaAAACCGAGCGAGGAAAAAAaggaatttatttttttcataaagcTAACATACATGTACCCATCAGGATAACGACTAAAGCTCAAAAAGTGCGATTCCATTCCCCAGAAAGATTTCCACAAATCATTTTCCAAGGAAACAAACACACTCGAAACCATACCACAATAAAACAGGTACAAACATGAAAGAAAGAGAAACGCATAAGCGATTCTCCAATCCCCACAAATACCTCATGATCGATTATTGGAACCGATTCTATTTTTCTACGGAATTCTCTGATCACCGAAAACTAAAACAcagaagagaaaagagagagcaGAGAGTGGAGGAAACATTGCAGAATAGTGAAGCCGGAGTAAAAGAATAGAAAAGGGCAAGGTGGCTGTGACCGAACCAGAGTCCCAGACCATTCGATGACATACACGTGGAATAGAGTCAGCGAGAAAGGAAAAAGGCGGGATCGGCGTTAGGTGCACTGAATGAAGAAAGATGAGATAATAGGGAGAGAAATGTGGGGCCCGTTGAATGgagttaagatttttttttttttaattttctatagtCTTTCAGGATCGCTTTGCTTTATCCATTAACGTAAATGGGGCCCATTGGGTTTTCTTTAGAGGATAGTGCACGCAAaggttttttattattattttttgattgATAATGATGATTATCTTACGagtaattaaaaatttagtatgATTGCGGTGGGCGCCTAAGGATAAAGTTGAGTGATTAACGCTAGTATGCAATTATCAGCTTTTTAATGGGTGTAAATATTCACTAAGATTTATTTAATAtagtttattagtatttaaaattataattttaataataaatacacttaattaatataaaaaatatatttatcataaaaatttaattcccACTacgttaaaaaagttttaataataaatataaaaagtacgttaaataaattttaataagttatttaatgttttttaaaaaatagttctcttgagattgtaaattaaatgtGATGTGtgtatgtaaataaattatataaaaataataattttattaaaattattataattttattaatgatttattCTCTTTGTTGAGCCGTatgaatatattttatttattaaaaaaaatagtaataaGTAGTCTTAAGggcttggagaaaaaaaaaatcttatgggCTTTTAAATGAGTCTCAATAGTCAATATGAGCCCACGGTTTTATATTTAGGAGACTTCAAATATTCAAATATTCTAATCTAAATaatcatttataatttaaaataattttatctttaaAATTTGAGTATGCGAGAAAAgccattttatttaaattttttatttataattaattaatattttaaataaaatcaaacttacaattaaaataatattttaacaattaaaatGATTAATGAGTTCTAGTAAAAAATAGAATATAGGGTGGGGTTTTCAATGGATTTTGAGTAGGAAGGGAGGATAGCAATAATATGATATACGTGAAAACTATCTGAAACCCAAATTAGGTTACTATTCTTAAtatcttaaataattttaatcaattcTAAACTTAATTAGTATTGCTTGAATAATTCTTGAATATTCAACtcgtttaattttataaattttaattaataataatatatataatatatttttattaataataatttatattttaaaaagtaataatttataaaatatttaaatgctattatttaaatataatatataagaatatataaatattattatttatatatattatatttaattatttatttatttaaaattttgaggtggatttgaaagaaactaTATTTTTCGCCCTGCTTTGCTTTATCAATTGTagggtaaattataattttatctataAGGTTTAtcaaaacttataatttaatttttatatttttaaaataaattaattaatttttgataTTCGATAAAATCTATAACTTAATTTCTGTGATTAAAATTTCATTAAGttactattaattttaaaaaaaatatcaaattatccttatttttatttttaatatgaaaataatttaattcttaaggtattattttattaataatttagtttttaatgtTTTCTTTTATTAACAACttatttcatatatttttaaaatatgagtCTCACtagattaaataaattttaaatttaaattattaaaatataaattaattactttaaggaTATTTTAACTACAGCCTGTCATTTCATTTCAACTTGTAGTTCAATTTTACTGTGACCCCTTCAGTCTTCTAGTTTTGCCTCTGTCGATGGCTAGTTTGTAGGGATAGATTTCGGGTATAATATCAACATGCCTGTGGATTTTTTAAACTTTTAGATTTCACATGGTGAGGGACACATTAATGAAATTCTATTGGGAAAGTGTTTTTATGCTTTGGATTCcatggataaattttaataattgtccTAAATTTTAGAAGTTGTAATAGAATTATCATTAAAATAACGAAAATAATATAAGAATGGCTTTTATTAAACTCAATGACATCAACAacttcaattatttatttatttatttaataatagcaTAAtctaaaatcgtttagaatggagaaagagaatttATATAGTCGACTCTAAATTCTTGGGACAAAGGATTAGTTGAGTTGAgatttcaaacatttttttttatctttttttgttATTCTTCCTAAGATTTCCACATATTtccattgtaacaccccaaaattttaaattttttattttatgagtaatattagtattttagttttatttaaattttaagaaattatttgagatttttttcggattttaaaaatcgggttcgatttttcgaaaatataaatttgatgatttttaaaaatttatttaaaaaccacgtggcaaaactaaaagtaTATTTGGAgtataatttttgtttaaatttttgaattttggaccTCGCTTTTGatcgagtaaaaatt contains:
- the LOC110651929 gene encoding EIN3-binding F-box protein 2 isoform X2 yields the protein MGGACSRKRDQLDNVDNFHNGISRRYSKSASSKWLATSFSRPACEPQRGNQRCPSLMELCIQNIREDIDKYSTFSMLPRDISQQIFNELVYSQRLTDISLKAFRDCALQDLHLGECPGVNDSWMDVISSQGISLLSVDLSGSDVTDSGLIHLKGCTNLQALNFNYCDQISDLGLNQISGLSNLTSLSFRRNDSITAQGMSAFASLVNLVKLDLERCPGIGGGLVHLKGLTKLESLNIKWCNCITDADIKHLSGLTNLKVLQISCSKVTDIGISYLKGLHKLNLLNLEGCPVTAACLDTLSALASLSYLNLNRCHLSDEGCEGFSKLRKLKVLNLGFSDITDACLVHLKGLTNLESLNLDSCRIDDEGLANITGLQCLKCLVLSDTEVGSTGLRHLSGLTNLESVNLSFTMITDGGIRKLSGLSSLKSLNLDARQITDSGLAALTSLTGLTHLDLFGARITDFGTNYLRNFKNLQSLEICGGGLTDAGVRNIKDLSSLLLLNLSQNCNLTNKSLELISGLTRLVSLNMSNSRITSAGLKHLKPLKNLKSLTLESCKVTANDIKKLQSTDLPQLVSFRPE